The Skermanella pratensis genome has a window encoding:
- a CDS encoding quinone oxidoreductase family protein, whose protein sequence is MTTARMIRIAEFGPPDVMRLEMADLPPPGSGEAQVRQNAVGFNYIDVYQRKGVYPLPLPTGLGHEGAGVVEAVGPEVRDIAVGDRVAYMNAGLGAYADIRNVPAAKLVKIPAEVTDEQAASLLFKGLTAQYLLKKTHAVQAGDLVLVHAAAGGVGQILSRWAKALGAHVVGTAGSPEKCAIARAAGCDVAVDYTDPDWPERLLKETGGRKARVVYDSVGRDTFLKSLDCAAPFGLVVVYGAASGPAPAIDPELLNKKGNLFLTRPSVFPHNADPATFRANAADLFEAIAAGMVKVEIGRRFALAEAAEAHRAAESRATTGAILLLP, encoded by the coding sequence ATGACCACCGCCCGCATGATCCGCATCGCGGAGTTCGGACCGCCCGACGTGATGCGCCTCGAAATGGCTGACCTGCCTCCGCCGGGATCCGGCGAGGCGCAGGTCCGGCAGAACGCCGTCGGCTTCAACTACATCGATGTCTACCAGCGCAAGGGCGTCTATCCGCTCCCGCTGCCGACCGGCCTGGGTCACGAGGGCGCCGGCGTGGTCGAAGCGGTCGGGCCGGAGGTCCGGGACATCGCCGTGGGCGACCGCGTCGCCTACATGAATGCCGGGCTGGGCGCCTATGCCGACATCCGGAACGTTCCGGCCGCGAAACTGGTGAAGATCCCGGCGGAAGTCACCGACGAGCAGGCGGCGTCCCTGCTGTTCAAGGGCTTGACCGCCCAGTATCTGCTGAAGAAGACCCACGCCGTGCAGGCCGGCGACCTGGTGCTGGTCCACGCCGCAGCCGGCGGCGTCGGGCAGATCCTGTCCCGCTGGGCCAAGGCGCTGGGCGCCCATGTCGTCGGCACGGCAGGCTCGCCGGAGAAATGCGCGATCGCCCGGGCCGCCGGCTGCGACGTGGCGGTCGACTACACGGACCCGGACTGGCCGGAGAGGCTGCTGAAGGAGACCGGAGGTCGCAAGGCCCGCGTCGTCTATGACTCGGTCGGCCGCGACACTTTCCTCAAGTCGCTCGACTGCGCCGCTCCGTTCGGGCTTGTCGTGGTCTATGGCGCCGCCTCCGGCCCCGCCCCCGCGATCGACCCGGAGCTTCTGAACAAGAAGGGAAACCTGTTCCTGACCCGGCCATCGGTCTTCCCGCACAATGCCGACCCGGCAACCTTTCGGGCCAACGCGGCCGACCTGTTCGAAGCCATCGCCGCCGGGATGGTCAAGGTGGAGATCGGCCGCCGCTTCGCCCTCGCCGAGGCGGCGGAGGCGCACAGGGCGGCGGAGTCCCGCGCCACCACGGGAGCGATCCTGCTTCTGCCCTGA
- a CDS encoding RES family NAD+ phosphorylase, translating into MRVWRLTRLPFADLSGAGAELLGGRWTSPRTPVVYAAMDAALAALELRANLDLDFALVPDDYVLLGIDTNYLGFEDAPHLENREACRAFGDRWLAEARSALLRVPSALMPESHNILINPRHHDARHARIACQRPWRPCA; encoded by the coding sequence ATGCGAGTCTGGCGCCTGACCCGCCTGCCCTTCGCCGACCTGTCCGGCGCCGGTGCCGAGCTTCTCGGCGGCCGGTGGACGTCGCCGCGGACGCCGGTGGTCTACGCCGCCATGGATGCGGCGCTCGCGGCGCTCGAACTGCGCGCCAACCTGGACCTGGATTTCGCTTTGGTGCCGGACGACTACGTCCTGCTGGGCATCGACACCAACTATCTCGGATTCGAGGACGCGCCGCACCTGGAAAACCGCGAGGCCTGCCGGGCCTTCGGAGACCGCTGGCTGGCGGAAGCGCGCTCCGCCCTGCTCCGCGTTCCCTCGGCCCTCATGCCGGAAAGCCACAACATCCTGATAAACCCGCGCCACCACGACGCGCGGCACGCCCGCATCGCCTGCCAGAGGCCCTGGCGCCCCTGCGCCTGA
- the parS gene encoding type II RES/Xre toxin-antitoxin system antitoxin, giving the protein MISAAQVIALVGGEKTTGRTLSSDLDIARLVRDGLPVDVIDHLLELQVISQAEVDRIVAPPKVLAERRRKKCLTPEQSGRVIRIARIIADAMETFRSREKALTWLRRPSKALEDEAPLDLLDTEEGARLVEHLLGRIAHGLAA; this is encoded by the coding sequence ATGATCAGCGCCGCTCAGGTGATCGCCCTCGTGGGGGGTGAAAAGACCACTGGCCGCACGCTTTCGAGTGACCTGGACATCGCGCGTCTGGTTCGCGACGGTCTGCCGGTGGACGTGATCGATCACCTGCTTGAACTGCAGGTGATCAGCCAAGCCGAGGTGGATCGCATCGTCGCACCGCCGAAGGTTCTGGCCGAACGGCGGCGCAAGAAGTGCCTGACGCCCGAGCAGTCCGGCCGGGTGATCCGGATCGCCCGGATCATCGCGGATGCGATGGAGACCTTCCGCTCCCGGGAGAAGGCGCTGACCTGGTTGCGCCGACCGTCCAAGGCCTTGGAGGACGAGGCGCCGCTCGATCTTCTCGATACCGAAGAGGGGGCGCGGCTGGTCGAACATCTGCTCGGCCGCATCGCCCACGGCTTGGCCGCCTGA
- a CDS encoding SDR family oxidoreductase: protein MQQPQTPRLFCFGLGFSPLAFIDLTRREHGPEGWRIAGTTRSPDKAAAHSARGIETHLFDRGRPLDDAAAALAGTTHLLTAVPPDADGDPVLDHHAADIAALMPGLRWVGYLSTTGVYGDHDGAWVDESTPLQPTGRRQKQRAAAEQAWLRLRRDHEVPVHLFRLAGIYGPGRSVIDSVRNGTARRIDKPGQVFSRIHVDDIARTLRASIDRPNPGAAYNLCDDNPAPGHEVTAFACELLGVEPPPLVPFDRAELSPMAASFYADNKKVRNDRIKDELGVTLKYPDYRPALRDQLRQEGRTED, encoded by the coding sequence ATGCAGCAACCGCAAACGCCCCGACTCTTCTGCTTCGGTCTGGGTTTCAGCCCGCTGGCCTTCATCGACCTCACACGGCGCGAGCATGGGCCCGAAGGCTGGCGCATCGCCGGCACGACGCGCAGCCCGGACAAGGCGGCAGCCCATTCGGCGCGCGGCATCGAGACGCACCTGTTCGACCGCGGCCGGCCGCTGGACGATGCCGCCGCGGCCCTCGCCGGAACGACCCATCTCCTGACCGCCGTGCCGCCCGATGCCGACGGCGACCCGGTGCTCGACCACCACGCTGCCGATATCGCGGCGCTGATGCCGGGACTGCGCTGGGTCGGCTATCTGTCCACGACAGGCGTCTACGGCGACCATGACGGCGCCTGGGTGGACGAGTCCACGCCGCTCCAGCCGACCGGCCGCCGCCAGAAGCAGCGGGCCGCCGCCGAGCAGGCTTGGCTCCGGCTGCGGCGCGATCACGAAGTGCCGGTCCACCTGTTCCGCCTGGCCGGCATCTACGGTCCCGGCCGGAGCGTGATCGACAGCGTTCGCAACGGGACGGCGCGCCGCATCGACAAGCCGGGACAGGTCTTCAGCCGGATCCATGTGGACGACATCGCGCGGACGCTGCGCGCCTCGATCGACCGGCCCAACCCCGGTGCCGCCTACAACCTGTGCGACGACAATCCGGCCCCCGGCCACGAGGTCACCGCCTTCGCCTGCGAGCTGCTGGGGGTGGAGCCGCCGCCGCTGGTGCCGTTCGACCGGGCCGAGCTGTCCCCGATGGCGGCCAGCTTCTATGCGGACAACAAGAAGGTGCGCAACGACCGGATCAAGGACGAGCTGGGCGTCACCCTGAAATACCCCGACTACCGCCCGGCGCTGCGCGACCAGCTGCGGCAGGAGGGACGGACGGAGGACTGA
- a CDS encoding tetratricopeptide repeat protein yields MTRYNDPPNRSAIRRLPVLAVLAILAAVPAAAADREAVEHAREATACMQLAEKRPDAAFDSALTWEDRGGGDMARLCQAMALFHQGQFQAAATRLEDLVPTLGKDTPEGASSLLARAGWAWLRAGDTAKAERSYTQALGYSPRDPELMIDRAFARAEAQRYWEAIEDLNRAIDLAPRRAEAYLYRAGAYRALGNDSKALDDVGVALQLEPSNPEALLLRGNLRAVTGNAEGAKSDWNTVMRIDPDTTSARAAADNLKRLRDGQAAPPAAGAPPAR; encoded by the coding sequence ATGACCAGATACAATGATCCCCCGAACCGCTCCGCCATCCGCCGTCTTCCGGTGCTGGCCGTGCTCGCGATCCTGGCGGCGGTGCCCGCCGCAGCCGCCGATCGCGAGGCTGTCGAGCACGCCCGCGAGGCGACCGCCTGCATGCAGCTGGCCGAGAAGAGGCCGGATGCGGCTTTCGACAGCGCCCTGACCTGGGAGGACCGCGGCGGCGGCGACATGGCCCGCCTGTGCCAAGCGATGGCGCTGTTCCACCAGGGGCAGTTCCAGGCCGCGGCGACGCGGCTGGAGGATCTCGTGCCGACCCTCGGCAAGGACACGCCCGAAGGAGCATCGAGCCTGCTGGCCCGCGCCGGCTGGGCTTGGCTTCGGGCGGGGGACACGGCCAAGGCGGAAAGATCCTACACCCAGGCCCTCGGCTACAGCCCGCGCGACCCCGAGTTGATGATCGACCGGGCTTTCGCCCGGGCCGAAGCCCAGCGCTACTGGGAAGCGATCGAGGACCTTAACCGGGCGATCGATCTGGCGCCGCGGCGTGCAGAGGCCTATCTCTACCGCGCCGGGGCTTATCGGGCGCTGGGCAACGACAGCAAGGCGCTCGACGATGTCGGCGTCGCCCTTCAGCTCGAACCGTCGAATCCGGAAGCGCTGCTGTTGCGCGGCAACCTGCGCGCGGTGACCGGCAACGCGGAGGGCGCCAAGTCCGACTGGAATACGGTCATGCGGATCGATCCCGACACCACCAGCGCCCGGGCCGCCGCGGACAACTTGAAACGGCTCCGCGACGGGCAGGCGGCCCCGCCGGCCGCCGGCGCGCCTCCCGCGCGTTAG
- a CDS encoding NAD-dependent epimerase/dehydratase family protein: protein MAIVIVTGSAGLIGAEATRYFHAKGLDVVGIDNDMRRYFFGDGASTRWSLERLARDIPAYRHHAVDIRDAAAIEAIFERYGADIAAVVHTAAQPSHDWAAREPVTDFTTNANGTLNLLEATRKFCGDAVFIFTSTNKVYGDTPNALPLVELETRWELSQDHPWAEHGIPEAMSIDHTLHSLFGASKVAADVLVQEYGRYFGMRTAVFRGGCLTGPGHSGAELHGFLSYLMKCAVVGRPYTVFGYKGKQVRDNIHSHDLVSAFWHVFEAPRPGAVYNMGGGRHSNCSMLEAIGICEELTGRPMDITYRDDNRVGDHIWWISDIRVFRRDYPGWSQRYDLRRIMEDIFEGCREQVPAT, encoded by the coding sequence ATGGCGATCGTCATCGTGACCGGGTCGGCCGGCCTGATCGGCGCGGAAGCGACCCGCTACTTCCACGCCAAGGGACTGGACGTCGTCGGCATCGACAACGACATGCGGCGCTATTTCTTCGGCGACGGTGCGAGCACGCGGTGGAGCCTGGAACGGCTGGCCCGCGATATCCCTGCATACCGCCACCACGCCGTCGATATCCGGGACGCCGCGGCGATCGAGGCGATCTTCGAGCGATACGGCGCGGACATCGCGGCGGTGGTCCACACCGCGGCGCAGCCTTCCCACGACTGGGCGGCCCGCGAACCGGTAACCGATTTCACCACCAACGCCAACGGCACGCTGAACCTGCTTGAGGCAACCCGGAAATTCTGCGGGGACGCCGTCTTCATCTTCACCAGCACCAACAAGGTCTATGGCGACACGCCCAACGCGCTGCCGCTGGTCGAGTTGGAGACCCGCTGGGAACTGTCGCAAGACCATCCCTGGGCCGAACACGGCATTCCGGAAGCCATGAGCATCGACCATACCCTGCACAGCCTGTTCGGCGCCTCCAAGGTCGCGGCCGACGTGCTGGTGCAGGAATACGGCCGCTATTTCGGGATGCGCACCGCCGTCTTCCGCGGCGGCTGCCTGACCGGACCCGGCCATTCCGGGGCGGAACTCCACGGTTTCCTGTCGTACCTGATGAAGTGCGCGGTCGTCGGCAGGCCCTATACCGTGTTCGGCTACAAGGGCAAGCAGGTGCGCGACAACATCCACTCGCACGACCTGGTCTCGGCGTTCTGGCACGTGTTCGAGGCGCCGCGCCCCGGCGCCGTCTACAACATGGGCGGCGGCCGCCACTCCAACTGCTCCATGCTGGAAGCCATCGGGATCTGCGAGGAACTGACCGGGCGGCCGATGGACATCACCTACCGCGACGACAACCGGGTCGGCGACCATATCTGGTGGATCAGCGATATCCGCGTCTTCCGGCGCGACTATCCCGGCTGGAGCCAGCGCTACGACCTGCGCCGGATCATGGAGGACATCTTCGAGGGCTGCCGGGAGCAGGTCCCGGCCACATAG
- a CDS encoding glycosyltransferase, with the protein MQEVSFSQAQIKAFRRADVIFVAADGYTLAPSRIRAYTFAKACRERGLNAEVLSFFDHLGASGQGSGAYRMDEQEKLRLAALGADILKLNPTAILYMQKVSYHSLSVALAAGMNGNPVVLDYDDFDFRSPFMPGMTRFMPSIGPVPATAEMARSSDLCVCASRQLVEIISQFNERCELVPTGTDLSMFDAGLRDAAGRGPGDPVELIWLGDIWGPQIVADVTMAIDAFAALPPSIRDLARLTIVGFGDFWPEFKATLAARLGDLPNLVFRERIAPTEAPALLARCDIGLLPLADNPFNHCKSPTKMFEYMAMKVAVLGTPVGEAAHILRDGESGMLASDLPGYMRRMGTLILDGDLRRAMTERAYATVLDGYHLGAMGDRLVCLLDGVREDRRRRDAERTLTGA; encoded by the coding sequence GTGCAGGAAGTCAGCTTCTCCCAAGCCCAGATCAAGGCATTCCGCCGAGCCGACGTCATCTTCGTCGCGGCCGACGGCTATACCTTGGCGCCGAGCCGGATCCGCGCCTACACATTCGCCAAGGCGTGCCGGGAACGCGGCCTGAACGCCGAAGTCCTGTCCTTCTTCGACCACCTCGGCGCGTCCGGCCAGGGGTCCGGCGCCTACCGCATGGACGAGCAGGAGAAGCTGCGGCTGGCCGCCCTCGGGGCCGACATCCTCAAGCTCAACCCGACGGCCATCCTCTACATGCAGAAGGTTTCGTACCACAGCCTCTCGGTGGCGCTCGCCGCCGGCATGAACGGCAATCCGGTCGTCCTGGACTACGACGATTTCGACTTCCGGTCGCCGTTCATGCCGGGAATGACCCGGTTCATGCCCAGCATCGGGCCGGTCCCGGCAACCGCGGAAATGGCCAGGAGCTCCGACCTGTGCGTCTGCGCCAGCCGCCAACTGGTCGAGATCATCAGCCAGTTCAACGAGCGGTGCGAACTGGTCCCGACCGGAACGGACCTGTCCATGTTCGACGCCGGCCTGCGCGACGCGGCCGGGCGCGGGCCGGGCGATCCCGTCGAGCTGATCTGGCTGGGCGACATCTGGGGGCCGCAGATCGTCGCCGACGTGACCATGGCGATCGACGCCTTCGCCGCGCTGCCGCCGTCGATCCGCGACCTTGCCCGGCTGACCATCGTCGGCTTCGGCGATTTCTGGCCGGAGTTCAAGGCGACCCTGGCCGCCCGGCTGGGCGACCTGCCGAACCTGGTCTTCCGGGAACGCATCGCGCCGACGGAGGCGCCCGCCCTGCTGGCCCGGTGCGACATCGGCCTGCTGCCCCTGGCCGACAACCCGTTCAACCACTGCAAGAGCCCGACCAAGATGTTCGAGTACATGGCCATGAAGGTGGCCGTGCTCGGCACCCCGGTCGGCGAGGCGGCGCATATCCTCCGCGACGGGGAGAGCGGGATGCTCGCATCGGACCTTCCCGGCTACATGCGGCGGATGGGGACCCTGATCCTGGACGGCGACCTGCGCCGCGCCATGACGGAGCGAGCCTACGCGACCGTACTCGACGGCTACCATCTCGGCGCGATGGGCGACAGGCTGGTCTGCCTGCTGGACGGCGTCCGGGAGGATCGGCGCCGCCGCGACGCCGAGCGGACGCTAACCGGCGCTTAA
- a CDS encoding NAD-dependent epimerase/dehydratase family protein, giving the protein MRILVTGGAGFVGSNLAAFFKRDMPDADVVALDNLRRRGSELALPRLRAAGVEFRHGDVRNPEDLAEAGDFDLMLECSAEPSVHAGYGASPAYVVNTNLMGTVNCLEAVRRCGAALVFLSTSRVYPIAGLRGLPLQAVGKRLAPAIGAAGPGWSEAGITTAFPMAGSRSIYGATKLASELLIEEYGAMYGLRAVVNRCGVLTGPWQMGKVDQGFVVLWAARHLFGGSLAYMGFDGTGAQVRDILHVADLYDLIRLQVDRIGDHAGRTYNVGGGAGTSVSLAELTDLCVRRCQRVVEIGRDPETRAADIPYYVTDNAAVTAATGWKPTRGVETIVGDIFGWLEAHGAEVQPILR; this is encoded by the coding sequence ATGCGTATTCTGGTGACCGGCGGGGCCGGGTTCGTCGGGTCGAACCTTGCGGCCTTCTTCAAGCGCGACATGCCCGATGCCGATGTCGTGGCGCTCGACAACCTGCGCCGCCGCGGCAGCGAACTGGCGCTGCCCCGGCTGAGGGCGGCCGGGGTCGAGTTCAGGCACGGCGATGTCCGCAACCCCGAGGATCTGGCCGAGGCCGGCGATTTCGACCTGATGCTGGAATGTTCGGCCGAGCCGTCGGTCCACGCCGGCTACGGCGCTTCCCCGGCCTATGTCGTCAACACGAACCTGATGGGCACGGTCAATTGCCTGGAGGCGGTGCGCCGGTGCGGTGCCGCGCTGGTCTTCCTGTCCACCAGCAGGGTCTACCCGATCGCCGGGCTCCGGGGCCTGCCGCTTCAGGCGGTCGGCAAGCGTCTCGCGCCGGCCATCGGCGCGGCGGGACCGGGCTGGTCGGAAGCCGGCATCACCACCGCCTTCCCGATGGCCGGCAGCCGGTCGATCTACGGGGCGACCAAGCTGGCGTCCGAACTCCTGATCGAGGAGTACGGCGCGATGTACGGGCTGCGCGCGGTGGTCAACCGGTGCGGCGTGCTGACCGGCCCGTGGCAGATGGGCAAGGTGGACCAGGGCTTCGTGGTCCTGTGGGCGGCCCGGCACCTGTTCGGCGGATCGCTGGCCTATATGGGATTCGACGGAACCGGGGCGCAGGTGCGGGACATCCTGCACGTCGCCGACCTGTACGACCTGATCCGGCTGCAGGTGGACCGGATCGGCGACCATGCCGGCCGGACCTACAATGTCGGGGGCGGGGCGGGGACGAGCGTTTCACTGGCGGAATTGACGGACCTCTGCGTGCGCCGCTGCCAGCGCGTCGTCGAGATCGGCCGCGATCCGGAAACCCGCGCGGCCGACATTCCCTACTACGTCACGGACAATGCCGCGGTGACCGCGGCGACCGGCTGGAAGCCGACCCGCGGTGTTGAGACGATCGTCGGGGATATCTTCGGCTGGCTGGAAGCCCATGGCGCCGAGGTTCAGCCAATCCTGCGCTGA